A window of Mycolicibacterium fluoranthenivorans contains these coding sequences:
- a CDS encoding NADH-quinone oxidoreductase subunit M gives MVTGIGWLSALWAVPIVGAAVVILLPAKQVARYVALAVSCAVLAIALVLAVRFDPAGPQFQFVEDHPWIPTFGTGYILGVDGIALALVVLTAVLVPLLLIAGWNTGAGAAAGESPAGDETRFGTRSTQSYLALTLAVQGMVLISLVALDVLLFYVFFEAMLIPMYFLIGGFGGAGRSAAAVKFLLYNLFGGLIMLAGVIGLYVVTTDALGGTFDFRAIVGAVSRGELGASPAVLNALFLGFMFAFAVKAPLWPFHRWLPDAAVEATPATAVLMMAVVDKVGTFGMLRYCLQLFPDASMTFRPLIITLAVIGIVYGAVVAIGQTDVMRLIAYTSISHFGFIILGIFVMTSQGQSGSTLYMVNHGISTAALFLIAGFLVSRRGSRLIADFGGVQKVAPVLAGTFLVAGLATLSLPGLAPFISEFLVLIGTFTRYPAIAVFAVSALVLSAIYILWAYQRMMTGPVKDGNERLRDLVPRELIVVAPLIALLLVLGIYPKPALDVINPAVDHTLRTIHQQDPVPTAEGSHR, from the coding sequence CTGGTGACCGGCATCGGCTGGCTGAGCGCGCTGTGGGCGGTGCCGATCGTCGGCGCCGCGGTGGTGATCCTGTTGCCCGCCAAGCAGGTCGCGCGTTATGTGGCGCTGGCGGTGTCGTGTGCGGTGCTGGCCATCGCGCTCGTGCTCGCGGTGCGGTTCGACCCGGCGGGACCGCAGTTCCAGTTCGTCGAGGACCACCCGTGGATTCCGACCTTCGGCACCGGCTACATCCTCGGCGTCGACGGGATTGCGCTGGCGCTGGTGGTGCTGACCGCGGTGTTGGTGCCGCTGCTGTTGATCGCGGGCTGGAACACCGGCGCCGGCGCAGCGGCGGGAGAATCACCGGCCGGGGACGAGACCCGCTTCGGGACACGTTCGACCCAGAGCTATCTGGCACTGACCCTCGCCGTCCAAGGCATGGTGCTGATCTCACTGGTCGCCCTCGACGTGCTGCTGTTCTACGTGTTCTTCGAGGCCATGCTCATCCCGATGTACTTCCTGATCGGCGGGTTCGGTGGCGCCGGCAGGAGCGCCGCAGCGGTGAAGTTCCTGCTGTACAACCTGTTCGGCGGGCTCATCATGCTGGCCGGGGTGATCGGACTGTACGTGGTGACCACCGATGCCCTCGGAGGGACCTTCGACTTCCGGGCCATCGTCGGTGCGGTCTCCCGCGGCGAACTCGGCGCCAGCCCCGCCGTGCTCAATGCCCTGTTCCTCGGATTCATGTTCGCCTTCGCGGTGAAGGCCCCGCTGTGGCCGTTCCACCGCTGGCTGCCGGACGCCGCCGTCGAGGCCACCCCGGCGACGGCGGTGCTGATGATGGCCGTCGTCGACAAAGTCGGTACCTTCGGGATGCTGCGGTACTGCCTGCAATTGTTCCCCGACGCGTCGATGACGTTCCGGCCGTTGATCATCACCCTGGCGGTGATCGGCATCGTCTACGGTGCCGTCGTGGCGATCGGTCAGACCGATGTCATGCGGCTGATCGCCTACACCTCGATCTCCCACTTCGGGTTCATCATCCTGGGTATCTTCGTGATGACCAGCCAGGGCCAGTCCGGGTCCACGCTCTACATGGTCAACCACGGCATCTCCACGGCGGCACTGTTCCTCATCGCCGGATTCCTGGTGTCACGCCGGGGTTCGCGGCTCATCGCCGACTTCGGCGGTGTGCAGAAGGTGGCCCCGGTGCTGGCCGGAACCTTCCTGGTCGCCGGACTGGCCACCCTGTCGCTGCCCGGGCTCGCGCCGTTCATCTCCGAATTCCTGGTGCTGATCGGCACATTCACCCGATACCCGGCGATCGCGGTGTTCGCGGTGAGTGCACTGGTGTTGTCCGCGATCTACATCCTGTGGGCGTACCAGCGGATGATGACGGGACCGGTGAAGGACGGCAACGAGCGGTTGCGCGATCTGGTGCCGCGCGAACTGATCGTGGTGGCGCCGCTGATCGCGCTGCTGCTGGTGCTGGGTATCTACCCGAAGCCGGCGCTGGATGTCATCAATCCGGCCGTCGACCACACCCTGCGCACGATTCATCAGCAGGATCCCGTCCCGACCGCGGAGGGCTCGCACCGATGA